A window of the Artemia franciscana chromosome 3, ASM3288406v1, whole genome shotgun sequence genome harbors these coding sequences:
- the LOC136024697 gene encoding uncharacterized protein LOC136024697, translating to MCKNWIEKRVSNKSKKKTYVPYCKFCLKYVYCGNSELTKHGLTKQHIKASSEIETKSGSIEKLLTVGSHSKEIEQRICIFLAEHNLPLRLADSLIHFLRKLFPKDQALAGVTLGKQKATNILRQNFSLVLQNQLVKLLKTTFFSVIIDETTDSTIDKQLAIMVVFFSEKDLKLHFEVLDMVKCSDGLAEGLANRIKQVIEENSIPWQNIVGFCADTTNVMFGANRSASTLMKAMVPHILNVKCSCHLIHLCSSYACLSLPKTLEDLARNISAHFSRSASRREKFAEFQEFLPMRSTPNSCSRTDPLVIPSSLCEEAY from the coding sequence ATGTGTAAAAATTGGATAGAGAAAAGAGTGTCAAACAAGTCAAAGAAAAAGACTTATGTGCCATACTGTAAGTTCTGTTTGAAGTATGTGTATTGTGGGAATTCAGAGTTGACGAAGCATGGCCTGACCAAGCAGCATATAAAAGCAAGCAGTGAAATCGAGACGAAGTCTGGCAGCATTGAAAAACTTCTGACTGTAGGCAGTcattccaaagaaattgaacaGCGCATCTGCATATTTTTGGCAGAACATAATCTGCCATTACGTCTTGCAGACAGCTTGATTCATTTCCTCAGAAAATTATTTCCCAAAGACCAGGCCTTGGCAGGGGTCACATTGGGTAAACAGAAAGCTACAAATATTTTGCGACAGAATTTTTCGTTGGTGCTACAGAACCAGTTAGTCAAGTTGCTCAAAACCACTTTTTTCTCTGTGATAATTGACGAAACCACTGATAGTACTATTGATAAACAGCTAGCTATCATGGTTGTATTTTTTAGCGAGAAAGATCTAAAACTTCATTTTGAAGTATTGGATATGGTTAAGTGTAGTGATGGATTGGCTGAGGGCCTGGCTAACCGCATCAAGCAAGTCATTGAAGAAAACTCGATTCCCTGGCAAAATattgttggattttgtgcagatacaactaacgtcatgtttggaGCCAACAGATCTGCTTCAACCCTTATGAAAGCCATGGTGCCACACATCTTGAATGTGAAATGCTCATGCCATCTTATTCACTTATGCTCGTCATATGCATGCTTGTCACTTCCCAAGACACTCGAAGACTTGGCGCGAAATATCTCTGCCCACTTTTCCAGAAGCGCTTCCAGGCGAGAGAAGTTCGCCGAATTTCAGGAGTTTCTTCCGATGCGAAGCACACCGAATTCTTGTTCCAGGACAGACCCGTTGGTTATCCCTTCAAGCCTGTGTGAAGAGGCTTATTGA